One part of the Sorangiineae bacterium MSr11954 genome encodes these proteins:
- the queG gene encoding tRNA epoxyqueuosine(34) reductase QueG, translating into MVPLPSPKKQGARASSHGGALSAPPAPPAPARASAEEAIVARARMLGFDAVGFARADLPVEADFEHYRAFIDQGMHGEMGWLAENAEVRASASGEGILAGARTVICLARRYQRPREEEENDAPLARTVARYARGSDYHNHLRRKLRKLATFVRGLGSPEEPVSARPICDDAPMLERAWAARAGLGFVGKNGLLIVPGQGSMVLLGEVVTTLALTPGVPMAERCGSCTRCLEACPTGAFVRPFVLDPRRCIAYLTIEHRSGIAEEFRGPIGEHLFGCDDCQTVCPFNASTRPRKPDPLRVAAVAAGRPQHAEDLPGSPFEPLECWRSLELAALLELREPEPGAAQVEQDAQVEPAAPETSDDPSRALWTKLAGSPVRRATADGLARNAALVLGNRGDAGALPALRRAAVAHPAEMVRTSAAWAVRRIEGMLG; encoded by the coding sequence ATGGTGCCCCTTCCGTCGCCCAAGAAGCAAGGCGCCCGTGCAAGTTCGCACGGCGGTGCGCTCTCCGCACCTCCCGCACCTCCCGCACCCGCGCGGGCGAGCGCGGAGGAAGCCATCGTCGCGCGGGCGCGGATGCTCGGCTTCGACGCGGTGGGCTTTGCGCGCGCGGACCTCCCGGTCGAAGCCGATTTCGAGCATTACCGCGCCTTCATCGACCAGGGGATGCACGGCGAAATGGGGTGGCTCGCCGAGAACGCGGAGGTGCGCGCGAGCGCCTCGGGCGAGGGCATCCTCGCGGGGGCCCGCACCGTGATCTGCCTGGCGCGCCGCTACCAGCGCCCGCGCGAAGAAGAGGAGAACGACGCACCCCTGGCGCGCACGGTAGCCCGCTATGCCCGCGGCAGCGACTACCACAATCACCTGCGCCGCAAGCTGCGCAAGCTCGCCACCTTCGTGCGCGGCCTCGGCAGCCCGGAGGAGCCCGTCTCCGCCCGCCCCATTTGCGACGATGCGCCCATGTTGGAGCGCGCGTGGGCCGCGCGCGCAGGGCTGGGGTTCGTCGGCAAAAATGGCCTCCTCATCGTGCCCGGCCAGGGGTCGATGGTTCTGCTCGGGGAGGTGGTGACCACCCTGGCGCTCACCCCCGGTGTGCCGATGGCCGAGCGCTGCGGCAGCTGCACGCGGTGCCTCGAGGCTTGCCCCACGGGCGCCTTCGTGCGCCCGTTCGTGCTCGATCCCCGCCGGTGCATCGCGTACCTGACCATCGAGCATCGCTCGGGCATCGCGGAGGAGTTTCGTGGACCCATCGGCGAGCACCTCTTCGGCTGCGACGACTGCCAGACCGTGTGCCCCTTCAACGCGTCCACCCGGCCGCGCAAACCCGACCCCCTGCGCGTCGCAGCGGTGGCCGCGGGCCGGCCGCAGCACGCGGAAGACCTTCCGGGCTCCCCCTTCGAGCCCCTGGAATGCTGGCGCTCCCTCGAGCTCGCGGCTCTCCTCGAGCTTCGGGAGCCCGAGCCAGGGGCCGCGCAGGTCGAGCAGGACGCGCAGGTCGAGCCGGCCGCGCCGGAGACGTCCGACGATCCTTCCAGGGCCCTCTGGACCAAGCTCGCGGGGAGCCCCGTGCGGCGCGCCACCGCCGATGGTCTCGCGCGCAACGCCGCGTTGGTCCTCGGCAACCGCGGGGACGCCGGGGCCTTGCCCGCCCTGCGCAGGGCGGCGGTCGCGCACCCCGCCGAGATGGTGCGGACGAGCGCCGCGTGGGCCGTCCGCCGCATCGAAGGTATGCTCGGATGA
- a CDS encoding isocitrate lyase/phosphoenolpyruvate mutase family protein has product MSNAQQIAHAATFRSLHAPGELVVFPNAWDAGSAALFVANGARAITTTSCAVAWSLGYADGEDLPLEELLGAVRRMVRAVSVPVSVDFERGYGKTPREVAESVTRVLETGAVAVNLEDGAGRPEALAESIAAAREAARRFGVDLFINSRTDIVLHRTHPPEQHVEESLARAKIFEEAGADGFFVPGLQNPDHIQAITRGTSLPLNVLAWPGLAPVPELRRLGVRRVTVGGRLGEVALEAARRACVELLQAGTYSFPVGEITYAGMNALFAPPRA; this is encoded by the coding sequence ATGTCGAACGCCCAGCAAATCGCCCACGCAGCCACGTTCCGTTCTCTGCACGCTCCCGGTGAGCTGGTGGTGTTCCCCAACGCCTGGGACGCGGGGAGCGCGGCCCTGTTCGTGGCGAACGGCGCGCGCGCCATCACGACCACGAGCTGCGCCGTGGCATGGTCGCTCGGCTACGCCGACGGTGAGGACCTTCCGCTCGAGGAGCTCCTCGGGGCCGTGCGGCGGATGGTGCGCGCGGTCTCGGTGCCGGTGTCGGTGGACTTCGAGCGCGGCTACGGCAAGACGCCGCGCGAGGTGGCGGAGTCGGTCACCCGCGTGCTGGAAACGGGCGCCGTCGCCGTCAACCTCGAGGATGGCGCGGGCCGTCCGGAGGCCCTCGCCGAGAGCATCGCCGCAGCGCGCGAGGCGGCCCGGCGCTTCGGGGTGGACCTCTTCATCAACTCGCGCACGGACATCGTGCTGCACCGCACGCACCCTCCGGAGCAGCACGTGGAGGAGTCGCTCGCGCGGGCCAAAATTTTCGAGGAGGCCGGCGCCGATGGCTTCTTCGTGCCGGGCCTTCAGAACCCGGATCACATCCAGGCCATCACCCGCGGCACGTCCCTTCCGCTCAATGTGCTCGCGTGGCCGGGCCTGGCGCCCGTTCCCGAGCTTCGCCGTCTGGGCGTCCGCCGGGTCACCGTGGGCGGCCGCCTGGGCGAGGTCGCGCTCGAGGCCGCGCGCCGCGCCTGCGTCGAGCTCCTCCAAGCCGGCACCTATTCGTTCCCGGTGGGCGAGATCACGTACGCCGGGATGAACGCCCTGTTCGCGCCGCCGCGCGCGTGA
- a CDS encoding KH domain-containing protein → MPMPLKELIRTIAMELVDHPDQVVVTEIASEHNSLIELRVAKEDVGKVIGKEGRTAQSMRTILAAVSTKLGRRAHLDIVD, encoded by the coding sequence ATGCCCATGCCGTTGAAAGAGCTGATCCGCACGATCGCCATGGAGCTGGTCGACCATCCGGACCAAGTCGTGGTGACGGAAATCGCTAGCGAACACAACAGCCTCATCGAACTCCGCGTCGCCAAAGAAGACGTTGGAAAGGTGATTGGAAAGGAGGGGCGCACCGCACAGTCGATGCGCACCATCCTGGCCGCGGTCTCGACCAAGTTGGGTCGGCGCGCGCACCTCGATATCGTGGATTGA
- a CDS encoding RNA methyltransferase has translation MRTLAIALVHYPVLDKAGDTVTTAITNLDVHDLARSARTYGCSDYFIVHPIAAQRDLVERICDHWTNGSSGKRIPDRKVALELVRVVPSLEDMYARFGGRQAVEVWITAARRVAPPISMAEASRRLEDDRDPRPVIVLFGTGWGLASSVVESADATIESIRGRIDTSYNHLSVRAACAITLDRLRGAR, from the coding sequence ATGCGGACGCTCGCCATTGCGCTCGTTCACTACCCTGTGCTCGACAAGGCCGGTGACACCGTCACCACGGCGATTACGAACCTCGACGTGCACGATCTCGCGCGCAGCGCGCGCACGTACGGGTGCAGCGATTACTTCATCGTGCACCCCATCGCGGCCCAGCGCGATCTGGTGGAGCGCATCTGCGACCATTGGACGAACGGTTCGAGCGGAAAGCGCATCCCCGATCGCAAGGTGGCGCTCGAGCTGGTTCGCGTCGTTCCCTCGCTCGAGGACATGTACGCCCGCTTCGGAGGACGCCAGGCCGTCGAGGTATGGATCACGGCCGCCCGAAGGGTGGCGCCGCCGATATCCATGGCCGAAGCAAGCCGAAGGCTCGAAGACGACCGCGATCCGCGCCCCGTGATCGTCCTCTTCGGCACCGGCTGGGGTCTGGCATCCTCCGTCGTCGAGTCGGCAGACGCCACCATCGAGTCGATTCGCGGCCGCATCGACACCTCGTACAACCACCTCAGCGTGCGCGCCGCCTGCGCCATCACGCTCGATCGCCTACGCGGCGCGCGCTGA
- a CDS encoding RluA family pseudouridine synthase encodes MTRLQNAAEFYARPPGVPEGSVVSAFRVPPEAAGARLDLFIQSQLRRTSRTRTQKIIKLSAYDESGRRLWPNDRVRADQTILLWRPPWDETEVPRDLPILHEDEHLLAIDKPAMLPVHPTARYYKNTLIKLLQAARPKEFLTLAHRIDRETSGVILIAKTRACDVTVKRLFEERDQVNKSYLAITWGVPSELSPFRCELPLELDPDSIYKVKMRIGQTADALTAATGFEVVGTRRRPTGEPYALVRCALETGRQHQIRVHLQTYGTPIVGDKLYGPDESYFALHADGELTDEHRARLELPRHALHAARIELPHPITGDPLAIEAPLPADMAEFWESLESG; translated from the coding sequence GTGACCCGCCTCCAGAATGCTGCCGAATTCTATGCCCGCCCCCCGGGCGTTCCGGAAGGGTCCGTCGTCAGCGCCTTTCGCGTCCCGCCCGAGGCGGCCGGCGCCCGCTTGGATCTCTTCATTCAGAGCCAGCTCCGGCGGACCAGCCGCACCCGCACGCAAAAGATCATCAAGCTCTCCGCCTACGACGAGTCGGGCCGCCGCCTCTGGCCCAACGACCGGGTGCGCGCCGACCAAACCATCCTCCTCTGGCGCCCGCCGTGGGACGAGACCGAGGTGCCGCGCGATCTGCCCATCCTGCACGAGGACGAGCACCTCTTGGCCATCGACAAGCCGGCGATGCTGCCCGTGCACCCCACGGCCCGTTACTACAAAAACACGCTCATCAAGCTCCTGCAGGCCGCACGCCCCAAGGAGTTTCTGACCCTGGCCCACCGCATCGACCGCGAGACCAGCGGCGTGATCCTCATCGCCAAGACCCGCGCCTGCGACGTAACCGTCAAGCGCCTCTTCGAGGAGCGCGACCAGGTGAACAAGTCGTACTTGGCCATCACCTGGGGGGTCCCCTCGGAGCTATCGCCCTTTCGCTGCGAGCTGCCGCTGGAGCTCGACCCCGACAGCATCTACAAAGTGAAAATGCGCATCGGCCAGACCGCCGACGCGCTCACCGCCGCCACCGGCTTCGAGGTGGTGGGCACCCGAAGGCGCCCCACCGGCGAACCCTACGCGCTGGTTCGCTGCGCCCTCGAGACGGGCCGCCAGCACCAAATCCGCGTGCACCTTCAAACCTACGGAACCCCCATCGTCGGCGACAAACTCTACGGCCCCGACGAATCCTACTTCGCGCTCCACGCCGACGGCGAGCTCACCGACGAACACCGCGCGCGCCTCGAGCTACCGCGCCACGCGCTGCACGCCGCGCGCATCGAGCTGCCACACCCGATCACCGGCGATCCGCTCGCCATCGAGGCCCCCCTCCCCGCCGACATGGCAGAATTCTGGGAGTCCCTCGAGAGCGGCTAG
- the rpsP gene encoding 30S ribosomal protein S16, whose product MAVHIRLARAGAKKRPFYRLVVTDHRSPRGGRFLENIGTYDPSKGDSLLHVDQERLTFWRGRGAQPSETVTRLLKRLQKAAAATEAK is encoded by the coding sequence ATGGCCGTTCACATTCGTCTCGCCCGCGCCGGTGCAAAGAAGCGTCCCTTTTATCGTCTGGTCGTGACCGACCATCGCAGCCCGCGGGGCGGTCGCTTCCTGGAAAATATCGGCACCTACGATCCGTCCAAGGGCGACTCCCTCCTTCACGTGGACCAGGAGCGGCTCACGTTCTGGCGTGGTCGGGGAGCGCAGCCGTCGGAGACCGTCACCCGCCTGCTCAAGCGCCTGCAGAAAGCCGCCGCCGCGACCGAAGCCAAGTAG
- a CDS encoding S46 family peptidase: protein MRILASSSAWVFAFVSVAAVACGGNEASAPPPQAPAPNTAPPDMGSKPAAVAPASGPALRLADNDEGMWTFDRFPAERVKKLHGWGPSKEWLDQVSQRAVKLAFGCSGSIVSPNGLVMTNHHCVSECVSQLSKKGRDYIAQGYYAKSEAEELKCPDFEIDQLSGVTDVTSRVEEATKGAPESEFHAKQRAVKAVIEKECATSDAVRCDVVTLYNGGQYHLYKYHRFQDVRLVFAPEFAAAFFGGDPDNFNFPRYDFDISYVRLYEGNKPAKTEQHFRYSAAGPKEGEPIFVAGHPYKTERLLTVAQLEYVRDVEIPEKLMRLSELRGALIEFGKRNAESKRIASTELFDIENAIKAYTGRYQSLVDKEFFARKVNEEKRLRAYAAAHPDLEKTVGDAWNAIARAQEQYRDIHLAHGILENAHVSSLFKLARALVRAGDEIPKPNDQRLSEFNDAKLPALKEELFSPAPIYDDLEALELESYLTWMRAALGTDEPAVQRALAKETPAGLAAALVRGTKLKDIKVRKALFEGGKAAIEKSTDPLIQLLRRIDGDARAVRKTYEDTIFGVVRKNGELVAKAHFAAYGQTTYPDATATLRLSFGELKGWEERGKPVPPMTMIGGAFERHTGKEPYALPKRWLDAKSKLTATTPFNFVSTNDIIGGNSGSPMVNKEGEIVGLIFDGNIHSLGGAFGYNAANNRCVSLHSAAILEALDKVYGASRILAEIK from the coding sequence ATGCGCATTTTGGCATCGTCGTCCGCTTGGGTGTTCGCGTTCGTCTCCGTGGCTGCCGTCGCGTGCGGTGGCAATGAAGCGAGCGCCCCGCCCCCGCAAGCTCCCGCACCGAACACCGCGCCGCCGGACATGGGATCGAAGCCCGCGGCGGTGGCACCCGCGTCCGGCCCCGCGCTCCGCCTGGCCGACAACGACGAGGGCATGTGGACCTTCGATCGCTTTCCGGCCGAGCGTGTGAAGAAGCTTCATGGCTGGGGCCCGTCCAAGGAGTGGCTCGATCAGGTGAGCCAGCGGGCGGTCAAGCTGGCCTTCGGGTGCTCGGGCAGCATCGTGTCGCCGAACGGCTTGGTGATGACGAACCACCACTGCGTTTCGGAGTGTGTGAGCCAGCTCTCCAAAAAGGGCCGCGACTACATCGCGCAGGGCTACTACGCGAAGAGCGAGGCCGAAGAGCTCAAGTGCCCCGATTTCGAAATCGATCAACTGTCGGGCGTGACCGATGTCACCTCCCGCGTGGAGGAGGCCACCAAGGGCGCGCCCGAGTCCGAGTTCCACGCCAAGCAGCGCGCCGTGAAGGCGGTCATCGAAAAGGAGTGCGCCACCAGCGACGCCGTTCGCTGCGACGTGGTGACCCTCTACAACGGCGGCCAGTACCATCTGTACAAGTACCACCGCTTCCAGGACGTGCGCCTGGTGTTCGCGCCGGAGTTCGCGGCGGCCTTCTTCGGCGGCGATCCGGACAACTTCAACTTCCCCCGCTACGATTTCGATATCTCGTACGTGCGCTTGTACGAGGGCAACAAGCCGGCGAAGACCGAGCAGCACTTCCGCTATTCGGCGGCCGGGCCCAAGGAAGGGGAGCCCATCTTCGTGGCCGGCCACCCGTACAAGACCGAGCGCCTGCTCACGGTGGCGCAGCTCGAGTACGTGCGCGACGTCGAGATCCCCGAGAAGCTGATGCGCCTCTCGGAGCTGCGCGGCGCGCTCATCGAGTTCGGCAAGCGCAACGCCGAGTCCAAGCGCATCGCGTCCACGGAGCTCTTCGACATCGAGAACGCGATCAAGGCTTATACGGGGCGCTACCAGTCCTTGGTCGACAAGGAGTTCTTCGCCAGGAAGGTGAACGAGGAGAAGAGGCTGCGCGCCTACGCGGCGGCGCACCCCGATCTGGAGAAGACGGTCGGCGATGCGTGGAACGCGATCGCGCGGGCGCAGGAGCAGTACCGCGACATCCACCTGGCCCACGGCATCCTCGAGAACGCCCACGTCTCGAGCCTCTTCAAGCTTGCGCGCGCGCTCGTTCGCGCGGGGGACGAGATCCCGAAGCCCAACGATCAGAGGCTCTCCGAGTTCAACGACGCCAAGCTCCCGGCGCTCAAAGAGGAGCTCTTCTCCCCCGCGCCCATTTACGACGATCTCGAGGCGCTCGAGCTCGAGAGCTACCTGACGTGGATGCGCGCAGCCCTGGGGACCGACGAGCCGGCCGTGCAGCGCGCCCTGGCCAAGGAGACGCCGGCGGGGCTGGCGGCGGCGTTGGTGCGCGGCACCAAGCTCAAAGACATCAAGGTGCGCAAGGCGCTCTTCGAGGGCGGGAAGGCGGCCATCGAAAAGTCGACCGATCCGCTGATCCAGCTGCTGCGCCGGATCGATGGCGACGCGCGCGCGGTGCGCAAAACCTACGAGGACACGATCTTCGGCGTGGTTCGAAAGAACGGCGAGCTGGTGGCCAAGGCCCATTTCGCCGCCTACGGGCAGACGACCTACCCGGACGCCACGGCGACCTTGCGCCTCTCGTTCGGTGAGTTGAAGGGCTGGGAGGAGCGCGGCAAGCCCGTCCCCCCCATGACGATGATCGGCGGGGCGTTCGAGCGGCACACGGGCAAAGAGCCCTATGCGCTGCCGAAGCGTTGGTTGGATGCGAAGAGCAAGCTCACCGCGACCACGCCGTTCAACTTCGTGTCGACCAACGACATCATCGGTGGAAACTCGGGCTCGCCCATGGTGAACAAAGAGGGCGAAATCGTGGGGCTCATCTTCGACGGCAACATCCACTCCCTCGGCGGCGCCTTCGGCTACAACGCCGCGAACAACCGCTGCGTATCATTGCATAGTGCAGCTATTCTCGAGGCGCTCGACAAAGTCTACGGCGCTAGCCGGATTTTGGCGGAGATCAAGTAG
- a CDS encoding methyltransferase: MEVGVGSLEPVRLARLLVHQPPRGQGYRVNVDAFHLAQFAAAPAMGRPAPRTVAFDLGAGSGAVGLALLALDAVQRVVFVELDPEAAAHAAQNIVEHGWRERAEVIAGDVSRICPEHAGAAHLVVCNPPYVEVGRGRVPAEGRRARARMGSLDAFVHAARTIAGRRARVCFVYPAREMATLFATLRAVGLEPKRLRAVHAKPDEPARIVLVESQPAKAGGLTIEPPLVECF; this comes from the coding sequence GTGGAAGTAGGAGTCGGCTCCCTGGAGCCCGTTCGTCTCGCGCGATTGCTGGTGCATCAACCGCCGCGCGGCCAAGGCTACCGGGTCAATGTGGACGCGTTTCACCTGGCCCAATTCGCGGCCGCGCCCGCGATGGGCCGCCCTGCCCCGCGCACGGTCGCGTTCGATCTGGGGGCCGGATCGGGCGCGGTGGGCCTGGCCCTGCTCGCGCTCGACGCCGTGCAGCGCGTGGTCTTCGTCGAGCTGGATCCGGAGGCGGCCGCCCACGCCGCGCAAAACATCGTCGAGCACGGGTGGCGCGAGCGCGCCGAGGTCATCGCGGGGGACGTGTCGCGTATCTGCCCCGAGCACGCCGGCGCGGCGCATCTGGTGGTCTGCAATCCGCCCTATGTCGAGGTCGGCCGGGGCCGCGTGCCGGCCGAGGGGCGAAGGGCGCGTGCTCGGATGGGATCGCTCGACGCGTTCGTGCACGCGGCGCGAACGATCGCGGGGCGAAGGGCGCGGGTGTGCTTCGTGTACCCGGCGCGCGAGATGGCCACGCTGTTCGCAACCTTGCGCGCCGTGGGGCTCGAGCCAAAACGACTGCGCGCCGTGCACGCCAAGCCGGACGAGCCTGCGCGCATCGTTCTGGTCGAATCGCAGCCGGCCAAGGCGGGCGGGCTGACGATCGAGCCGCCGCTGGTGGAGTGCTTTTGA
- the glgA gene encoding glycogen synthase GlgA has protein sequence MEILFLSTELAPFVKAGGLADVVAALPKALRALGHRVTIVLPRFPAFEQALLFARRLTPLTFTLGDRAFEVTVFDGRLPSQIDLVLIDVPGLYDRPGIYGERGEDYADNALRFAVLARAGAEIAAQRARSGLPFDIVHAHDWPTGLVSAYLKELLPADSKTRTVFTIHNVAHQGVFPKETVPQLGFDWGRFTVDGLEFYGKANLLKQAILSADVVTTVSTTYAQELVTEGLGHQLEGVLRTRAPVTGIVNGVDYSVWNPATDTNIAARFDAEDTSNRARCRGALLHELGFPVETSGGIVAFVGRLVAQKGVDLLLEAVPRLLRATDAVVVIAGEGDDTTAKSITQIADKSHGRVVFARAASEPLVHRIFAGADIVTVPSRYEPCGLVQLYAQRYGAVPVVRATGGLVDTVVDCDTALETGTGFVFEEATGEALLGAIERALAARESEAWPRLVRRIMRLDRGWERSARRYEQVYRALVPAQPGA, from the coding sequence ATGGAAATCCTCTTTTTGTCGACGGAGCTGGCCCCGTTCGTCAAAGCAGGCGGCCTCGCCGACGTGGTCGCCGCGCTTCCGAAGGCCCTGCGCGCGCTCGGGCACCGGGTCACCATCGTGCTGCCCCGGTTCCCCGCCTTCGAACAAGCGCTGCTCTTCGCCCGCCGGCTGACACCGCTCACGTTCACCCTCGGCGACCGGGCCTTCGAGGTCACCGTGTTCGACGGGCGGCTCCCGTCGCAGATCGACCTGGTGCTCATCGACGTGCCCGGCCTCTACGATCGCCCGGGCATCTACGGGGAGCGCGGCGAGGACTACGCCGACAACGCCCTGCGCTTCGCCGTACTGGCGCGCGCCGGCGCCGAAATCGCGGCGCAACGGGCCCGCTCGGGGCTGCCGTTCGACATCGTGCACGCGCACGACTGGCCCACGGGGCTCGTCTCGGCGTACCTGAAAGAGCTGCTCCCCGCCGATTCGAAGACGCGTACGGTCTTCACCATCCACAACGTCGCCCACCAAGGCGTTTTTCCCAAGGAGACCGTGCCGCAGCTCGGCTTCGATTGGGGGCGCTTCACCGTCGATGGGCTCGAATTTTACGGCAAGGCCAACCTGCTCAAGCAGGCGATCCTCTCGGCCGACGTCGTCACCACCGTGAGCACCACCTACGCGCAGGAGCTGGTGACCGAAGGCCTCGGGCACCAGCTCGAAGGGGTGCTCCGCACGCGCGCGCCGGTCACCGGCATCGTCAACGGGGTCGACTACTCCGTGTGGAACCCGGCGACCGACACCAACATCGCCGCGCGCTTCGACGCCGAGGACACCTCGAACCGCGCGCGATGCCGCGGGGCGCTCTTGCACGAGCTCGGGTTCCCCGTGGAGACGTCGGGCGGCATCGTGGCGTTCGTGGGGCGGCTGGTAGCGCAAAAAGGGGTCGATTTGCTCCTCGAGGCCGTCCCGCGCCTTTTGCGCGCGACCGACGCCGTCGTGGTCATCGCCGGCGAGGGGGACGACACCACCGCCAAGTCGATCACGCAGATCGCCGACAAGTCGCACGGGCGCGTGGTGTTCGCGCGCGCCGCGAGCGAGCCGCTGGTGCACCGCATCTTCGCGGGCGCCGACATCGTGACGGTGCCCAGCCGCTACGAGCCCTGTGGGCTGGTGCAGCTCTATGCGCAGCGCTACGGGGCGGTGCCGGTGGTGCGCGCGACCGGCGGCCTGGTGGACACGGTGGTCGATTGCGATACGGCCCTCGAAACGGGCACCGGGTTCGTCTTCGAGGAGGCCACCGGTGAAGCGCTCCTGGGCGCGATCGAGCGGGCGCTCGCCGCGCGCGAGAGCGAGGCATGGCCCCGCCTGGTGCGGCGGATCATGCGCCTTGATCGAGGATGGGAACGGTCGGCTCGTCGGTATGAACAGGTATATCGGGCGTTGGTTCCGGCTCAGCCCGGGGCGTAG
- the rimM gene encoding ribosome maturation factor RimM (Essential for efficient processing of 16S rRNA): protein MSKPSRAGEDQDERDRRDRFVPLAEVMRPHGVHGELRLKVFNSESDLLLAQDEVLVQLKPAAEAKPGAQKASKTGEGTGAQDGGDVHEVSVDRARRADAAILLKLHSIDDRDRAEELRGALVGLWRSQFPPPEEGAFYACDIEGARVVVREAAEDGSEQLREIGTVRSLTSYPSVDVLVVHANDGKKDWEVPLVEAYVSEVDVARGLVTLATLEGLER, encoded by the coding sequence ATGAGCAAGCCCTCGCGCGCCGGCGAAGACCAGGACGAGCGCGATCGCCGCGATCGATTCGTCCCGCTGGCGGAAGTCATGCGGCCGCACGGCGTGCACGGCGAGCTCCGGCTCAAAGTGTTCAACTCGGAGAGCGATCTCCTGCTCGCGCAAGACGAAGTCTTGGTGCAGCTCAAGCCCGCGGCGGAGGCCAAGCCGGGGGCGCAAAAGGCGAGCAAGACGGGCGAGGGGACGGGCGCGCAAGACGGCGGCGACGTGCACGAGGTCTCGGTCGACCGCGCGCGCCGCGCCGACGCGGCCATTTTGCTCAAGCTGCACTCGATCGACGACCGCGATCGCGCCGAGGAGCTGCGCGGGGCGCTCGTCGGGCTCTGGCGCTCGCAGTTTCCGCCGCCCGAAGAGGGGGCGTTCTACGCGTGCGACATCGAGGGCGCGCGCGTGGTGGTGCGCGAGGCGGCCGAAGACGGCAGCGAGCAGCTGCGCGAGATTGGCACCGTGCGCAGCCTGACGTCGTACCCGAGCGTGGACGTGTTGGTCGTTCACGCCAACGACGGAAAGAAGGATTGGGAGGTGCCCCTCGTGGAGGCTTATGTCTCCGAGGTGGACGTGGCGCGCGGGCTGGTGACCCTCGCGACCCTCGAAGGCTTGGAACGGTAG
- the trmD gene encoding tRNA (guanosine(37)-N1)-methyltransferase TrmD translates to MRVDIVTLFPEAFEGFLATSFVARGIEAQKLGVRFRSPREFGLGKHKSVDDTPYGGGSGMVMRVDVLVACFESLDLDAPDGVKAHRVLLTPQGAPLDQSRVRALAARPAVMLVCGRYEGFDERVRAHVDEEISLGDFVMTGGEVAAMAIVDACVRLLPGVLGNEESVREESHSTENEGLLEYPQYTRPAEFRGADVPAILTGGHHAHIAAWRREQAVVRTRERRPDLYERYAARTAASGAAGVRTRGRGGRAGGSGNAGNAGGAGNSESAGSSGNAGGAGSSGNAGSAGNSESAGSSGNGGGAGSSGNGGGAGNSESAGSSGNGGGAGSSGNGGGAGSSGNGGGAGNSESAGSSGNAGGAGNSGNAGGAGSSENTGSAGHSGKDE, encoded by the coding sequence ATGCGCGTCGATATCGTGACGCTGTTCCCCGAGGCCTTCGAAGGCTTCCTCGCGACGAGCTTCGTGGCCCGCGGGATCGAGGCGCAGAAGCTCGGCGTTCGCTTTCGCTCGCCGCGCGAGTTCGGGCTCGGCAAGCACAAAAGCGTGGACGATACGCCCTACGGCGGCGGCAGCGGCATGGTCATGCGGGTGGACGTGCTGGTGGCTTGCTTCGAGTCGCTGGACCTCGACGCGCCCGACGGCGTAAAGGCGCATCGCGTGCTTCTCACGCCCCAAGGTGCGCCGCTCGATCAGTCGCGCGTGCGCGCGCTCGCCGCGCGACCGGCGGTGATGCTCGTGTGCGGGCGCTACGAGGGGTTCGATGAGCGGGTGCGGGCCCACGTCGATGAAGAAATTTCGCTCGGCGACTTCGTGATGACCGGGGGCGAGGTGGCGGCGATGGCCATCGTCGATGCGTGCGTGCGCCTCTTGCCCGGTGTGCTCGGCAACGAGGAGTCGGTGCGCGAAGAGTCGCACAGCACGGAGAACGAGGGGCTCCTCGAGTACCCGCAGTACACGCGGCCCGCCGAGTTTCGCGGCGCGGACGTGCCGGCCATCCTCACCGGCGGGCACCATGCGCACATCGCAGCCTGGCGCCGTGAGCAGGCGGTGGTGCGCACCCGCGAGCGGCGCCCGGATCTGTACGAGCGTTACGCTGCGCGAACGGCGGCTTCGGGTGCGGCGGGGGTGCGGACGCGGGGGAGGGGAGGGCGCGCTGGGGGCTCCGGAAATGCCGGAAATGCCGGCGGCGCCGGAAATTCCGAAAGTGCCGGAAGCTCCGGAAATGCCGGCGGCGCCGGAAGTTCCGGAAATGCCGGTAGCGCCGGAAATTCCGAAAGTGCCGGAAGCTCCGGAAATGGCGGCGGCGCCGGAAGCTCCGGAAATGGCGGCGGCGCCGGAAATTCCGAAAGTGCCGGAAGCTCCGGAAATGGCGGCGGCGCCGGAAGCTCCGGAAATGGCGGCGGCGCCGGAAGCTCCGGAAATGGCGGCGGCGCCGGAAATTCCGAAAGTGCCGGAAGCTCCGGAAATGCCGGTGGCGCCGGAAATTCCGGAAATGCCGGTGGCGCCGGAAGCTCCGAAAATACCGGAAGTGCCGGTCATTCGGGAAAGGACGAATGA